ACGGCGCGGGTCGCGTCCTGCTCAAGCCGGCCGGTCCGGGTACGGGCGTGATCGCCGGTGGGCCGGTGCGCGCGGTGCTCGAAGCGGCAGGCGTGTCGGACGTGCTCACCAAGAGCCTGGGCTCCAACAACCCGATCAACATGGTGCGCGCTACGCTGGCGGGCCTGGGCGAGCTCGTTACGCCCGAGCAGGTCGCGCGCGAGCGCGGCATCAGCGTAGAGGAGCTGGGGGTGGTGCGTCGTGGCTAGGAAAAAGAAGGCGACGAGACTGCGGGTCACGCAGGTTCGGAGCGGGAACGGTCGCCTGTTGAAGCACCGGGCGACGCTCCGCGCGCTCGGCCTGCGACGTCATCAGCAGAGCGTGGTCAAGGAAGACAACCCGGCGATCCGGGGCATGATCTTCCAGGTCCGCCACCTCGTCCAGGTGGAAGAGATCGAGGGGGAGGCCTAGTCGGCATGTCGAACTTGAACGACCTGCGTCCACCCGAGGGCGCAACCCATTCCCGCAAGCGCCTCGGCCGAGGTCCGGGATCCGGCAGCGGAAAGACCTCCGGCAAGGGACACAAGGGGCAGAAGTCCCGCTCGGGCTTCAAGCGCCGGGCGTGGTTCGAGGGCGGCCAGATGCCGCTCCAGCGGAGAGTGCCCAAGCGCGGATTTACGAGCCGAAACCGCGTGGAGTGTGAGATCGTCAACGTGGGCGACCTCGGCCGCATGGAAGACGACGTGGTGACCCCCCAGAGCTTGCACTCGGCGGGGCTGGTCGACCTGGGCCGCTCCGTTCCCGTGAAGCTTCTCGGCAGGGGTGAAGTCGAGCGGGCCTTTACGGTGCAGGTGCACAGGGTGAGCGACGGCGCGCGCGCCAAGATCGAAGCCGCGGGCGGCACCGTGGACATCCTGGACTCCTAGCAGATAGCAGATCGCAGATAATGGCCAACCCGATCGCACCGTTCTGGCGGATCCCAGAGCTGAAGAACAAGATCCTCTTCACGCTCGGAGTCCTGCTGCTCTACCGCGTGGGCGCCCACATTACCACGCCGGGCGTCGACGTCGTGGTCCTCCGTCAGCAGTTCCAGAACCTCCAGAACACGCTCTTCGGCGTCTACGACATGTTCGTCGGTGGCGCGCTCTCGAGGGCAACGGTGCTTTCGCTCGGCATCATGCCGTATATCTCCGCGAGCATCATGTTCCAGTTGCTCGCCGCGGTGGTGCCGACCATCGAAAAGCTGCAGAAGGAGGGGGAGGACGGCCGCAAGAAGATCACCCAGTGGACGCGTTACTCCACGGTGGTGCTCGCGGCGCTGCAGGGCTGGGGCTACGCGGTCTTCCTGCGCAACATCCCGGGCGCGGTGAACATGGCGGGCCTGCCGTTCATGCTCGGCACGACGCTCATCCTCACCACCGGCGCCGTGTTCGTCATGTGGCTGGGCGAGCAGATCACCGAGCGCGGGATCGGTAACGGCGCCTCGCTGCTGATCTTCTTCTCGATCATCGAGGGGTTCCCGCGGGCGCTGGGTGCCACCTGGCAGTCGTTCCGTGTCGGCGCGATCAGCGCGTTCGCGCTGGTGGCTCTGCTCGCGGTCATGATATTGGTGATCGCCGCGGTGACGTCCATGACCATGGCCATGCGCAAGCTGCCGGTGCAGATACCGCGCAAGGTGTTGGGCCGAGGCAGGATCCAGGAAGGCCAGAAGAGCTTCATCCCGCTACGGGTCAACTCGGCGGGCGTGATGCCGATCATCTTCGCGCAGTCGATCATCATCGTGCCGGGTACGCTCGCGGCCTTCAGCAGCATCGGGTTTCTACAGGACATTTCGCAGACATTCCAGCCCAACAACTGGGTCTACTACGGCACCTACGCGTTGCTGATCCTGTTCTTCACTTACTTCTATACGGCGATCATCTTCAATCCGGTCGATCTCGCCGAGAACCTGAAGAAGCAGGGGGCGTTCATTCCGGGCGTGAAGCCCGGGCGCGACACGGCCGATTACATCGACCACGTTCTGACCCGAATCACGCTTCCCGGGGCGGCCTATCTCGCGCTGATCGCGCTGCTGCCGTTCTGGATTTTCGCGATCTTCAACATCCAGACGTTCTTCTTCGGGGGTACGTCGCTGCTGATCGTCGTCGGCGTCGCCCTGGACACGGTTCAGCAGATGCAGCAGCACCTGCTCCTCAGGCGCTATGAAGGCTTCATGAAGAAGGGGCGGGTGCGCTTCCGCGGGCGACAGCAGTACATGTAGTCAGTTGGCAACCATCCGCGGCCTTCGGTTACGCGAGCGAGCATGCATCTGATTCTTCTCGGGGCCCCCGGTGCCGGCAAAGGCACGCAGGGGGCCCTTCTCACGGAGCGGTACGGGATCCTTCGGCTTTCGACCGGCGATTTGCTGCGAGACGCCGTGCGCGAAGGCAGCGCCCTCGGCCTCGACGCCAAGCGGTACATGGACGCCGGCGAGTTGGTCCCCGACGAGGTCATCCTCGGCCTCGTCAGGGGCGTCATGGCGCGCGTCCGGACTGGCGTCGTATTCGACGGATTCCCGCGCACCATCCCGCAGGCCGAAGGCCTCGATGCTCTTCTCACGGAGCTGGATCGGCCCCTCGACGCGGTAGTGGTAGTCGACGTCGGCGACGAAGAGCTGGTCCGTCGCATCGCGGGCCGCCGCATATGCCCGAAGTGCGGCGCGACGTACAACGTGCACCATCGGCCCCCGGCGGTGCCCGGCGTATGCGATGTGTGCGGCGCCGAGCCGCGCAGTCGCCCGGACGACGCCGAAGAGACGGTGCGCCGTCGCCTGGCGGTGTACCGCGAGCAGACCGCGCCCCTCATCTCCTTCTACGAGGACAGTCCGACTCCCGTGCACGTGGTGGACGGCGCGCGCGGCATGGGCGACGTGGCGGCCGACATCGCGCTTCTGCTGGATCCGATCCGGGAGTGACGGGCGGCGGCGTGGCGCTCCTCGGGCTGCGCGTCGCGGTAACGCGTCCACGCGACCAAGCGGCCGAATTGGTCGCGGGCCTCCGCGCCCGCGGGGCGGAGGCGTTGTCGTATCCAGCCATCCGGCTGACCCCCCCGGAAGATCCAGGCGGCCTGCGGGACGCCGCCACGGGACTGAGCGCCTTCGACTGGGTCGTGTTCACGTCGGCCAACGGCGTGCGCTACCTCGCGCGCGCGCTGGAGGAAGGCGGCGTCGAACCTCGGGCCGCCGTAGCGGTCGCCTGCGTGGGCCCCGCGACCGCGGCCGCGGCGCGGGCCGCCGGATTCGAGGTGACTCTCACCGCGGACCGGTTCGTCGCCGAGGGCCTCATCGAGGCGCTGGCCGCGGCCGGGCCACTAGCGGGCCGGCGCGTTCTCCTGCCCAGATCGTCCGCGGGCCGTGACGCGCTGCCGGAAGCGCTGCGCCGCTTGGGAGCGCACGTGGCGGACGTGCCCGCGTACCGGCCGGAGCTGGACCGCGAGGCGCTCGCCGAGCTGCGCCGCGAGATAGAGGTGCGGGGAATAGATGTGGTCGCCTTCACTTCGTCGTCCGCGGTGTCGGCCTACGCCGAGGTCGTCGGCGCGGCGGGTCCGCCGGCGGCCTGCATTGGACCGGTCACCGCGCACACGGCACGCGAGCGCGGCCTCGAGGTGGCGCTCGTGGCGCTGGAGCACACCACCGCCGGGCTGATCGCTGCCCTCGAGGCGTGGCGGGCCGCTGCCACGAACGAGCCATGAGCGGAGGGGCGTTCACGCGCGAGTTGGACGTGGCGAGCGCGGCGGCGCGAGATGCGGGCGCCGCGGCCATGGCGTACTACGGGAGCGCGTCAGCCTCGCTGAAGGAGGGCGGTACACCGGTGACCGAGGCCGATCACGCTGCCAACGACGTGATCCTCGCGCGGCTCGCCCGGGAGTTCCCGGACGACGCCGTTCTATCCGAGGAGTCGCGCGACTCGGCCGGGCGCCTCCGCGCCGAGCGGGTCTGGATCGTCGACCCCCTGGACGGCACCAAGGAGTTCCTGGCGCGGAACGGGGAGTTCGCGATCATGATCGGCCTGGCCGTGGACAGCCGGGCCGTCGCCGGGGCGCTCTATCTGCCGGCCCGCGAGGCCCTGTACCGGGCGGCGGTGGGCCACGGAGCACGGCGCTGGAACGCGCTGACCGGCGCCTGGGTGCCTCTTCCGTCGACGCGGGTCGGCTCGCCGCTCCGACTGGTAGGATCGCGGTCGCACGCGGACCCCTTTCTGGAGGCTCTCGCGGAGCGCCTCGGCACGCGTGACGTTTCCGCCAGTGGATCCGTCGGGGTAAAGTGTTCCCTCATAGCGAACGGGGACCGCGACCTGTACGTCCATCCTGTATCGTTTTTGAGCGAATGGGACACGTGCGCGCCGGAGATCCTCCTGCGGGAAGCCGGTGGCACGGTTCTGGATTGCCTGGGCGCTCCGTTGCGATACAACAAGCCGGTGCCGGTGCAGCCCCACGGGATTCTGGCGTGCGCGGCGGGGGCGGAGGCGGCGATCGACGTCGTGACCGCGCTGTATCGGGAGCGCCGCGAGGACGGGTGAGTGCCCTGGCCCAAGAGGCGAAGAGTGGATGAAGGACGATAGAACGTCGCACCTGGCCCAGCTGGAGGCGGAGGCGATCTTCGTCATGCGCGAGGTCGCGGCGCAGTTCGAGCGCCCGGTCCTGCTCTTTTCGGGCGGGAAGGACTCGATCGTCATGGTGCACGTGGCGAGCAAGGCGTTCGCCCCGGGCAGGATTCCGTTTCCGCTGCTGCACATCGACACCGGGCACAACTTCGCGGAGACGCTCCGATTCCGGGACGCGCTCGTCGGGCGCGTCGGCGCGGAGCTGCTCGTGCGCTACGTCCAGGATTCGATCGATGCTGGACGGGCGGTGGAGGAGAAGGGGCCGGACGCGAGCCGCAACGTCTTGCAGATCGTGACGCTTCTGGACGCGATCGAGGAGCTCAAGATCGACGCGGCGCTGGGTGGCGGGCGGCGCGACGAGGAGAAGGCTCGCGCCAAGGAGCGGTTCTTCTCCCACCGCGACCGGTTCGGGCAGTGGGATCCCAAGAATCAGCGTCCGGAGCTGTGGAGCCTCTACAACGGCGCCAAGGCCCCCGGGGAGCACTTTCGCGTGTTCCCCCTCAGCAACTGGACCGAGATGGACGTGTGGCAGTACGTCGCGGCGGAGGAGATCCCCATCCCCTCGCTGTACTTCGCCCACCAGCGAGAGGTGGTGGAGCGGGACGGGACCCTGCTCGCGCGGAGCCCCTGGATCTCGTTGCTGGACGGAGAGGCCTACGAGAACCGGACGATCCGCTTCCGCACGATCGGCGACGCGACCTGTACCGGCGCGGTCGTCTCCGCGGCGGGCTCGCTCGAGGAGGTCATCGCCGAAGTCGCGGCGGCTCGCGTGACCGAGCGGGGCGGCCGGCACGACGACCGGCGCTCCGAGTCCGCGATGGAAGACCGCAAGCGGCAGGGATACTTCTGATGGCCGCGGGCGCTTCCGACCTGCTCCGATTCACGACCGCCGGTAGCGTCGACGACGGCAAGAGCACGCTGATCGGGCGTCTGCTCTACGATACCAAGTCGATCTTCGAGGACCAGCTCGAGGCGCTGGAAGGGGCGAGCAGGCGGTCCGGCGAGGACGGACTCAACCTGGCGCTGCTTACCGATGGACTGCGCGCCGAGCGCGAGCAGAAGATCACCATCGACGTCGCCTACCGGTACTTCGCCACTCCCAGGCGGAAGTTCATCATCGCGGACACGCCGGGGCACGAGCAGTACACCCGCAACATGGTCACCGGCGCCTCCACCGCCCACCTGGCGGTCGTCCTCGTGGACGCGCGCAAGGGCGTGCTCACGCAGTCGCGCCGACACGCCTTCATCTCTTCGCTGCTGGGCATCCCCCACATGGTGGTGGCGGTCAACAAGATGGATCTGGTCGACTGGTCCATGGACGCGTTCGACGAGATCGCCGACGAATTCCGGTCGTTCGCCGCCAAGCTCAACGTGCGCGACATCGTCTTCATTCCGATTTCGGCCTTGGAGGGAGACAACGTCGCGCGGCGTAGCGAGCGCACCGACTGGTATCAAGGGCCCTCGCTGCTGCACCACCTGGAGTCCGTCAACATCTCCGCGGACCGGAATCTGGTAGACTTCCGATTCCCGGTGCAGTACGTCATCAGGCCGCACCAGGACTTTCGCGGATTCGCCGGAGAGGTCGCCTCGGGCACCATATCCGTCGGCGAGGAAGTAGTCGCGCTGCCGTCGGGGCGCGCGACGCGAGTCACCCAGATCCACTCGGCTCGCGGCCCGGTGGAGGAAGGCCTGGCGGGAGACCCGCTCGTGATCGGCCTTGCGGACGATATCGACGTGAGCCGTGGCGACATGATCGTGCGGAGGCGCAATCTGCCGCAGGTCGGCCGACGCATGGAGGCCATGCTCTGCTGGATGTCGGAGACGCCGCTGGAAGTGGGGCGGCCTCTTCTGGTGCGCCATACGACGCGCGCAGCCCGTGCGTACGTGACCAACGTCCTGTACCGAATCGACGTCGATACGCTCCACAGGGAAGACGCGCAGACGCTGGCGCTGAACGAGATCGGGCGCGTGGAGGTCGAGACCGCGGACCCCGTCTTCTTCGATCCCTACCGGGTGAACCGGTCCACCGGGGCGTTCGTGCTCGTGGACGCGTTCACGAATACGACCGTCGGAGCCGGCATGATCCGCGGCGGCGTCCAGACACCGGGTGACCTCGCGCGTGCGGACGCCGAGGGGGCTGAGCGCCCGGCATCCCCCGACGTGCGCTGGGAGCCGGAAGCGCTGGCGCGGGAGGAACGCGAGGCTCGCAACGGCCATCGTGCCGCGGTGGTGTGGTTCACGGGCCTGTCGGGGTCGGGCAAATCGACCCTGGCGCGCGCCGTCGAGCGGCGCCTGTACGACATCGGCTGCAGCACGATGCTGCTCGACGGGGACCGGGTACGGCACGGCCTGAGCGGGGACCTCGCGTTCTCCCCGGAGGATCGCACCGAGAACATCCGCAGGGTGGGAGAGGTCGCGCGCCTGTTCTTCGAGCAGGGCAGCATCGCCCTGTGCACGTTCTTGTCGCCTTACGCGCGGGACCGGGACCGTGCGCGCTCGCTCGTTCCGGATGGCCGCTTCTTCGAAGTCTACGTGCGCTGCGACATCGAGGAGTGTCGGCGGCGGGACTCGAAGGGCTTGTACGAGCGCGCGGAACGGGGTGAGATCACGGGCCTGACGGGCGTGACCGCGCCCTACGAGGAACCCGTGTCGCCCGAGCTCCTCGCCCCCTCCGACGACCTGGGCGTCGACGAGCTCGCCGAGCGCGTCGTGGCCATGCTGCGTTCCGCCGGAATTCTGCCAGCGGGGGCGCCGGAAGCGCGGCCATGACGTGGCAAGGCTGGGCCACGCTGGTGATCGTGGCCGTGGTCGTGGGCCTGCTGGCCCGGGGCGCCAGATCGCCCGCTCTGACGATGTTGCTGGGCGTGGTGGCGGTGGTCCTGCTGGGCATCGTGTCCGCGCCCCAGGCGTTCTCCGGTTTTTCGAATCCGGCGCCGATCACCGTGGCGGCGCTCTTCATCATCGCGGGCGGCATAGAGAAGACCGGCGCGCTGCAGCCGCTCGTCGCGGCGGTGTTCGGGCGCACCAACGGCGAGAGGCGATCGCTCCTCCGGCTGCTGTCCGCCGTCGCCGCGTCATCGGCCGCCATGAACAACACCCCCATCGTCGCGATGCTGTCGCCGCAGGTCGCGGGTTGGGCGCAGCGCCAGGGTCGCAGCCCCTCGCGCTATCTGATGCCGCTCTCGTTCGCCGCCATCCTGGGCGGCCTCCTCACCCTGATCGGCACATCGACCAACGTCGTGGTGTCCGGACTGCTGGAGTCGGCCGGCATGCCCGCGCTGGGCATGTTCGAGATGACGCCGGTGGGGCTGCCCATCGCCGTCGCCGGCCTGGCCCTGCTGGTGTTGGCCACGCCGGCGCTGCTGCCGGACCGGAGGGGCTCGAGCGCCAGCGCGGGCGCCGAGGCCCGTGAGTTCGTCGTGCAGATGGCGGTCGAGCGAGGCGGGCGATTGGACGGCGTCGGCGTGGAGGAGGGCGGGCTGCGCCACCTGCAGGGCCTGTTTCTGGTGGGGCTGGAGCGCGACGGCGAAAGGAGCGCGCCCATCGCGCCGACGACGAAGCTGCGCGGCGGCGACCTGCTGGCGTTCGTTGGGGTGGCCGATGCGATCGCGGAGCTCCAACGCATGCGCGGTCTGACCTCCGCGGAGGCGCGCCATTTTCTGGACTTCACCGACCCCGGCAACACGTTCTTCGAGGCGGTCGTCGGAGGAGCCTCGCCGTTGGTGGGGCGAACGCTCAAGGAAGCCGGCTTCCGCGATCGCTACCAGGCGGCGGTCGTGGCTATCCACCGGGCCGGAGCGAGGGTGCACGGCAAGCTGGGTGGTGAGCCCCTCCGCCTGGGCGACACCCTGCTCCTGCTCGCAGACCCGGGGTTTCGCGCTCGCTGGAGAGATCGCGCTGACTTCCTGCTGGTCTCCCGGCTCGGCGGCCCATCGCCTAGCGCCAGCCGCTACGCGCCTCTGGCCGCGCTCATCGCCCTGGGAGTGGTCGCGGTCGCGGGGCTGGGTCTGGCGCCGGTCCTGCACGCCGCGCTGGCGGGCGCGGCGCTCACCATACTGGTGGGCATCCTGACCACGGCGGAGGCGCGCGGCGCGGTCTCGCTCGACGTGCTGATCGTGATCGCCGCCGGCTTCGGGCTGGGGGCCGCTGTGCAGGAAAGTGGGCTGGCGGCCGTCATCGCCGATACCGTCCTGGCCCCTCTGGGTGCGCTCGGGGCGCCCTGGGCGCTGGCTGGGGTGGTCCTCGTTACGCTGGCCCTCACCGAACTGATCACCAACACCGCCGCGGCGATTTTGGTGTTTCCCGTGGCGCTGGCGGTGGCCGGCGATGTCGGCGCCGATCCACGCGCGTTCGCCATCGCCGTGGCGCTCGCGGCTTCGTGCAGCTTCCTGTCGCCCCTGGGCTACCAGACCAACACCATGGTGTACGGCCCCGGCGGATACCGCTTCGGAGACTACGCCCGACTGGGCGCTCCGCTCACGATTCTGGTCGTGATT
The DNA window shown above is from Gemmatimonadota bacterium and carries:
- a CDS encoding uroporphyrinogen-III synthase — its product is MTGGGVALLGLRVAVTRPRDQAAELVAGLRARGAEALSYPAIRLTPPEDPGGLRDAATGLSAFDWVVFTSANGVRYLARALEEGGVEPRAAVAVACVGPATAAAARAAGFEVTLTADRFVAEGLIEALAAAGPLAGRRVLLPRSSAGRDALPEALRRLGAHVADVPAYRPELDREALAELRREIEVRGIDVVAFTSSSAVSAYAEVVGAAGPPAACIGPVTAHTARERGLEVALVALEHTTAGLIAALEAWRAAATNEP
- a CDS encoding adenylate kinase yields the protein MHLILLGAPGAGKGTQGALLTERYGILRLSTGDLLRDAVREGSALGLDAKRYMDAGELVPDEVILGLVRGVMARVRTGVVFDGFPRTIPQAEGLDALLTELDRPLDAVVVVDVGDEELVRRIAGRRICPKCGATYNVHHRPPAVPGVCDVCGAEPRSRPDDAEETVRRRLAVYREQTAPLISFYEDSPTPVHVVDGARGMGDVAADIALLLDPIRE
- the secY gene encoding preprotein translocase subunit SecY; the protein is MANPIAPFWRIPELKNKILFTLGVLLLYRVGAHITTPGVDVVVLRQQFQNLQNTLFGVYDMFVGGALSRATVLSLGIMPYISASIMFQLLAAVVPTIEKLQKEGEDGRKKITQWTRYSTVVLAALQGWGYAVFLRNIPGAVNMAGLPFMLGTTLILTTGAVFVMWLGEQITERGIGNGASLLIFFSIIEGFPRALGATWQSFRVGAISAFALVALLAVMILVIAAVTSMTMAMRKLPVQIPRKVLGRGRIQEGQKSFIPLRVNSAGVMPIIFAQSIIIVPGTLAAFSSIGFLQDISQTFQPNNWVYYGTYALLILFFTYFYTAIIFNPVDLAENLKKQGAFIPGVKPGRDTADYIDHVLTRITLPGAAYLALIALLPFWIFAIFNIQTFFFGGTSLLIVVGVALDTVQQMQQHLLLRRYEGFMKKGRVRFRGRQQYM
- the rpmD gene encoding 50S ribosomal protein L30; translated protein: MARKKKATRLRVTQVRSGNGRLLKHRATLRALGLRRHQQSVVKEDNPAIRGMIFQVRHLVQVEEIEGEA
- the rplO gene encoding 50S ribosomal protein L15 codes for the protein MSNLNDLRPPEGATHSRKRLGRGPGSGSGKTSGKGHKGQKSRSGFKRRAWFEGGQMPLQRRVPKRGFTSRNRVECEIVNVGDLGRMEDDVVTPQSLHSAGLVDLGRSVPVKLLGRGEVERAFTVQVHRVSDGARAKIEAAGGTVDILDS
- a CDS encoding 3'(2'),5'-bisphosphate nucleotidase CysQ, whose amino-acid sequence is MSGGAFTRELDVASAAARDAGAAAMAYYGSASASLKEGGTPVTEADHAANDVILARLAREFPDDAVLSEESRDSAGRLRAERVWIVDPLDGTKEFLARNGEFAIMIGLAVDSRAVAGALYLPAREALYRAAVGHGARRWNALTGAWVPLPSTRVGSPLRLVGSRSHADPFLEALAERLGTRDVSASGSVGVKCSLIANGDRDLYVHPVSFLSEWDTCAPEILLREAGGTVLDCLGAPLRYNKPVPVQPHGILACAAGAEAAIDVVTALYRERREDG
- the cysN gene encoding sulfate adenylyltransferase subunit CysN yields the protein MAAGASDLLRFTTAGSVDDGKSTLIGRLLYDTKSIFEDQLEALEGASRRSGEDGLNLALLTDGLRAEREQKITIDVAYRYFATPRRKFIIADTPGHEQYTRNMVTGASTAHLAVVLVDARKGVLTQSRRHAFISSLLGIPHMVVAVNKMDLVDWSMDAFDEIADEFRSFAAKLNVRDIVFIPISALEGDNVARRSERTDWYQGPSLLHHLESVNISADRNLVDFRFPVQYVIRPHQDFRGFAGEVASGTISVGEEVVALPSGRATRVTQIHSARGPVEEGLAGDPLVIGLADDIDVSRGDMIVRRRNLPQVGRRMEAMLCWMSETPLEVGRPLLVRHTTRAARAYVTNVLYRIDVDTLHREDAQTLALNEIGRVEVETADPVFFDPYRVNRSTGAFVLVDAFTNTTVGAGMIRGGVQTPGDLARADAEGAERPASPDVRWEPEALAREEREARNGHRAAVVWFTGLSGSGKSTLARAVERRLYDIGCSTMLLDGDRVRHGLSGDLAFSPEDRTENIRRVGEVARLFFEQGSIALCTFLSPYARDRDRARSLVPDGRFFEVYVRCDIEECRRRDSKGLYERAERGEITGLTGVTAPYEEPVSPELLAPSDDLGVDELAERVVAMLRSAGILPAGAPEARP
- the cysD gene encoding sulfate adenylyltransferase subunit CysD encodes the protein MKDDRTSHLAQLEAEAIFVMREVAAQFERPVLLFSGGKDSIVMVHVASKAFAPGRIPFPLLHIDTGHNFAETLRFRDALVGRVGAELLVRYVQDSIDAGRAVEEKGPDASRNVLQIVTLLDAIEELKIDAALGGGRRDEEKARAKERFFSHRDRFGQWDPKNQRPELWSLYNGAKAPGEHFRVFPLSNWTEMDVWQYVAAEEIPIPSLYFAHQREVVERDGTLLARSPWISLLDGEAYENRTIRFRTIGDATCTGAVVSAAGSLEEVIAEVAAARVTERGGRHDDRRSESAMEDRKRQGYF
- a CDS encoding SLC13 family permease, whose amino-acid sequence is MTWQGWATLVIVAVVVGLLARGARSPALTMLLGVVAVVLLGIVSAPQAFSGFSNPAPITVAALFIIAGGIEKTGALQPLVAAVFGRTNGERRSLLRLLSAVAASSAAMNNTPIVAMLSPQVAGWAQRQGRSPSRYLMPLSFAAILGGLLTLIGTSTNVVVSGLLESAGMPALGMFEMTPVGLPIAVAGLALLVLATPALLPDRRGSSASAGAEAREFVVQMAVERGGRLDGVGVEEGGLRHLQGLFLVGLERDGERSAPIAPTTKLRGGDLLAFVGVADAIAELQRMRGLTSAEARHFLDFTDPGNTFFEAVVGGASPLVGRTLKEAGFRDRYQAAVVAIHRAGARVHGKLGGEPLRLGDTLLLLADPGFRARWRDRADFLLVSRLGGPSPSASRYAPLAALIALGVVAVAGLGLAPVLHAALAGAALTILVGILTTAEARGAVSLDVLIVIAAGFGLGAAVQESGLAAVIADTVLAPLGALGAPWALAGVVLVTLALTELITNTAAAILVFPVALAVAGDVGADPRAFAIAVALAASCSFLSPLGYQTNTMVYGPGGYRFGDYARLGAPLTILVVITIVGVFSLLGWV